A portion of the Desulfuromonas thiophila genome contains these proteins:
- the atpA gene encoding F0F1 ATP synthase subunit alpha — protein sequence MEIKAEEISAIIKKQIENFGREVEVSETGSIISVGDGIARIHGLDKAMSGELLEFPGNTMGMVLNLEEDNVGAAILGDSEHIKEGDTVKRTERIVQVPVGESLIGRVVNGIGLPIDGKGEIKSDHYSQVEIKAPGIVARKSVHEPMQTGLKAIDAMVPIGRGQRELIIGDRQTGKTAVAIDTIINQKGQDVICIYVAIGQKRSTVAQVVDKLKQHGAMDYTIIVAATASDPAPLQFIAPYTGVTMGEFFRDNGRHALIIYDDLSKQAVAYRQLSLLLRRPPGREAFPGDVFYLHSRLLERAAKLNDNLGAGSLTALPIIETQAGDVSAYIPTNVISITDGQIFLETDLFYSGVRPAINVGLSVSRVGGSAQIKAMKQVAGTLRLALAQYREMAAFAQFGSDLDAATQRQLQRGERLVEILKQGQYQPLPVAQQIVVIYAANNGYVDAYPTQAIRRYEAELLSFMATKHGDIMNDLTTKKAIDADLQGRIKAALEEFKGQFVA from the coding sequence ATGGAAATCAAAGCAGAAGAAATCAGCGCGATTATCAAGAAGCAGATCGAGAATTTCGGCCGTGAGGTTGAAGTCAGCGAGACCGGCAGCATCATCTCTGTGGGCGACGGTATTGCTCGTATTCACGGTCTGGATAAGGCCATGTCCGGTGAGTTGCTGGAGTTTCCCGGCAACACCATGGGGATGGTACTCAACCTGGAAGAAGACAATGTCGGCGCCGCCATTCTGGGGGATTCCGAACATATCAAGGAAGGCGATACCGTCAAGCGTACTGAGCGCATCGTTCAGGTACCGGTTGGTGAAAGTCTGATTGGTCGCGTAGTTAATGGTATTGGTCTGCCGATTGATGGCAAGGGCGAAATCAAGTCTGATCATTACAGCCAGGTCGAAATCAAGGCCCCGGGTATCGTTGCTCGTAAATCGGTTCACGAGCCGATGCAGACCGGTCTGAAAGCTATTGATGCCATGGTTCCTATCGGCCGCGGACAGCGCGAACTGATCATTGGCGACCGTCAAACCGGCAAGACGGCAGTGGCCATTGACACCATCATCAACCAAAAGGGCCAAGACGTTATCTGTATTTATGTCGCCATCGGCCAGAAGCGGTCAACGGTCGCCCAGGTGGTTGACAAGCTCAAGCAGCACGGTGCCATGGATTACACCATTATCGTTGCCGCCACTGCTTCCGATCCGGCCCCGCTGCAGTTCATTGCACCCTATACCGGTGTCACCATGGGTGAGTTCTTCCGCGACAACGGCCGCCATGCACTGATCATCTATGATGATCTGTCCAAGCAGGCTGTTGCCTACCGCCAGCTGTCACTGCTGCTGCGTCGTCCGCCTGGACGTGAGGCTTTTCCCGGTGACGTATTCTATCTGCACAGCCGCCTGCTTGAACGTGCGGCCAAGCTCAATGACAACCTCGGCGCCGGTTCGTTGACCGCGTTGCCAATTATCGAGACCCAGGCCGGTGACGTTTCTGCTTATATCCCGACCAACGTGATCTCGATTACAGACGGCCAGATCTTCCTCGAAACCGATCTGTTCTATTCCGGTGTGCGTCCGGCCATCAACGTCGGTCTGTCGGTCTCCCGCGTCGGCGGCAGTGCCCAGATCAAGGCCATGAAGCAAGTGGCCGGTACCCTGCGTCTGGCTCTGGCTCAGTATCGTGAAATGGCGGCTTTTGCTCAGTTCGGATCAGACCTCGATGCGGCTACCCAGCGCCAGCTGCAGCGCGGTGAGCGTCTGGTCGAGATTCTCAAGCAGGGGCAGTATCAGCCGCTGCCGGTAGCCCAGCAGATTGTGGTGATTTACGCTGCCAATAATGGCTATGTTGATGCCTATCCGACTCAGGCCATCCGCCGTTATGAAGCCGAGCTGTTGTCGTTCATGGCGACCAAGCATGGTGATATCATGAATGATCTGACGACGAAAAAGGCCATCGATGCCGATCTGCAAGGTCGTATCAAGGCAGCACTGGAAGAATTTAAGGGCCAGTTTGTTGCCTAA
- a CDS encoding ATP synthase F0 subunit B, producing the protein MMSLARINKICRPVVLGSAALIVAAGVSYASGDAHHADSGVLLKDFLYRVFNFSITVGVLVYFVARPLKKALSGRREGIEKALREAQETAAAAEAKFAEYDAKLSRAAEEIVTLKATLQAEAVAEKERLVAQARAAADQIRQEAGKTAESEVARARLLLQQEAAGLAVELATDLLKKNFTREDQARLVEEYKIKVGELH; encoded by the coding sequence ATGATGTCGCTTGCCCGTATCAACAAGATATGTCGGCCCGTCGTGCTGGGTTCGGCTGCCCTGATCGTCGCTGCTGGTGTCAGCTATGCTTCCGGTGATGCACATCATGCGGATAGTGGTGTGTTGCTGAAGGACTTTCTTTACCGTGTCTTCAATTTCAGTATAACCGTTGGTGTACTGGTCTATTTTGTGGCCCGGCCCCTGAAGAAGGCGCTGAGCGGCCGTCGTGAAGGCATTGAAAAAGCTTTGCGCGAGGCTCAGGAAACTGCCGCTGCCGCCGAAGCCAAATTTGCCGAATACGATGCCAAGCTCAGTCGTGCCGCAGAAGAGATTGTGACGCTTAAGGCAACACTGCAGGCGGAAGCCGTGGCCGAGAAGGAGCGTCTGGTGGCCCAGGCCAGGGCAGCAGCCGACCAGATTCGTCAGGAGGCGGGTAAGACCGCCGAAAGCGAAGTGGCACGGGCACGACTGCTGCTGCAGCAGGAAGCTGCTGGCCTGGCTGTGGAACTGGCAACGGATCTGCTGAAGAAAAACTTCACCCGGGAGGATCAGGCCCGCCTGGTCGAGGAATACAAGATTAAAGTGGGAGAATTGCATTGA
- the atpG gene encoding ATP synthase F1 subunit gamma gives MANLKDIKKRIGTVKNTQQITKAMKMVSAAKLRRAQDAVVAARPYADKMAEVLASMASRELEQSHPLLEQREKKRALVLVVTADRGLCGGFNSNIAKAAEAFARANEVDFEEIALRIVGRKGNEMLKRRAGLVIDKVYENITGHISYATAALLGQEIVSDYEAALYDSVYVLYNRFNSAISQEVTLTQLLPIQPEPVVEDTYMADYIYEPGCAEVLSSILPKYVEVQIFRSLLESVASEHGARMSSMDNASKNAAEMINKLTLQYNRARQAAITTELMEIISGAESIK, from the coding sequence ATGGCAAATCTGAAGGATATCAAGAAGCGGATCGGCACGGTTAAAAACACGCAGCAGATTACCAAGGCTATGAAAATGGTGTCTGCCGCGAAGCTGCGTCGTGCCCAGGACGCTGTTGTCGCTGCCCGGCCCTATGCCGACAAGATGGCCGAAGTTCTGGCCAGCATGGCCTCGCGCGAACTCGAACAGAGTCATCCGTTGCTCGAACAACGTGAAAAAAAGCGTGCTCTGGTTCTGGTGGTTACAGCAGACCGCGGTCTGTGCGGTGGTTTCAACAGCAATATCGCCAAGGCTGCCGAGGCTTTTGCCCGTGCTAACGAGGTGGATTTTGAGGAAATCGCTCTGCGTATAGTCGGCCGCAAGGGCAATGAGATGCTCAAACGCCGCGCCGGTCTGGTGATTGACAAGGTCTATGAAAACATCACCGGGCACATAAGCTATGCCACTGCGGCGTTGCTGGGTCAGGAAATCGTGTCGGACTACGAAGCCGCCCTGTACGACTCGGTGTACGTTTTATATAACCGGTTTAACAGTGCGATCAGCCAGGAAGTCACGTTGACCCAATTGTTGCCGATCCAGCCGGAACCTGTGGTGGAAGACACCTACATGGCCGATTACATCTACGAGCCAGGTTGCGCTGAGGTGCTGTCGTCGATTCTGCCGAAATATGTCGAGGTGCAGATCTTTCGCTCGCTGCTCGAATCGGTGGCGTCGGAGCATGGTGCCCGCATGAGCAGCATGGACAATGCCAGCAAGAACGCGGCGGAGATGATCAATAAGCTGACCCTGCAGTACAACCGGGCTCGTCAGGCAGCCATCACCACCGAGCTGATGGAGATCATTTCCGGCGCTGAGTCGATCAAATAA
- a CDS encoding ATP synthase F0 subunit B has protein sequence MISIDWTLLVQFVNFLVLMAVLNVLLYRPLRRVMAERQQAIDGGHQKARDLEASINEKMERYQNQLTQAKVEGSQQAAALRAEAAQEESRLLSAARDEAGQRLEQLKGAVAQEAERARKGLKKDAEGLAASIASKVLGRNVK, from the coding sequence GTGATCAGCATTGATTGGACCCTATTGGTGCAGTTTGTCAACTTCCTGGTGCTTATGGCCGTACTCAATGTCCTGCTGTACCGTCCGCTGCGGCGTGTTATGGCTGAAAGGCAGCAGGCAATCGACGGTGGCCATCAGAAAGCACGCGATCTGGAAGCGTCGATCAACGAGAAAATGGAACGCTACCAGAATCAGCTGACCCAGGCCAAGGTTGAAGGTAGCCAGCAGGCTGCCGCCCTGCGCGCCGAGGCCGCTCAGGAAGAAAGCCGTTTGCTGAGCGCAGCCCGCGACGAAGCTGGTCAGCGGCTGGAACAGCTCAAGGGCGCTGTTGCACAGGAAGCTGAACGGGCCCGCAAAGGTCTCAAGAAGGATGCAGAAGGCTTGGCGGCGTCGATCGCCAGCAAGGTTCTGGGGAGAAATGTGAAATGA
- the atpH gene encoding ATP synthase F1 subunit delta has protein sequence MSTSAISKRYAQALVELAAEQELVEQTGTELEAVTALLARERALRLLMESPTLATEKKQAIFADIADKIQLSAIMRNFVGLLVQKDRMRYVKQITTDYRALADARSGIVRALVTSATKLTKNQADLIRQGLEQQTGCTVDLQLEVDSSLIGGLKAQVGDKVFDGSIKTQLNRIEDTLKKG, from the coding sequence TTGAGTACCAGCGCGATTTCAAAACGGTACGCCCAGGCTCTGGTGGAGCTGGCGGCGGAGCAGGAACTGGTCGAGCAGACCGGGACAGAGCTGGAAGCTGTTACCGCGCTGCTGGCGCGGGAGCGCGCTTTGCGCCTGCTGATGGAAAGTCCGACCCTGGCCACAGAAAAAAAGCAGGCGATTTTTGCCGACATCGCCGACAAGATACAGCTCAGCGCGATTATGCGCAACTTTGTCGGATTGTTGGTCCAAAAGGATCGCATGCGTTATGTGAAGCAAATCACGACGGATTACCGCGCTTTGGCCGATGCCCGTTCCGGCATTGTGCGGGCGCTGGTGACCTCGGCGACAAAGCTGACCAAGAACCAGGCCGATCTCATCAGGCAGGGACTGGAACAGCAGACCGGTTGCACGGTTGATCTGCAACTGGAGGTGGATTCGAGCCTGATCGGTGGCTTGAAGGCCCAGGTGGGCGACAAGGTTTTTGACGGCAGCATCAAGACCCAGCTCAATCGGATTGAAGATACCTTAAAGAAGGGGTAA
- a CDS encoding F0F1 ATP synthase subunit epsilon: MAEKMKLEMVTPYKKVLSEEVDEIIAPGIVGELGLLPGHTPLLTTLKIGELTYRKNGAAFHVAVNWGYLEVEDDTVTVLAETAEPADEIDLARAQAALGRAEIALKTLTPEDKNYRIMEAALERALIRIQVAGKKVR, encoded by the coding sequence ATGGCTGAAAAAATGAAACTGGAAATGGTGACGCCCTATAAAAAGGTGCTGTCAGAGGAGGTTGACGAGATCATCGCGCCTGGCATTGTGGGCGAGTTGGGTCTACTTCCTGGCCATACCCCTCTGCTGACGACCCTGAAGATAGGTGAGCTGACCTATCGCAAAAATGGTGCTGCCTTTCATGTGGCGGTCAATTGGGGCTATCTTGAAGTTGAGGACGATACGGTCACGGTTTTGGCCGAAACGGCCGAGCCGGCCGACGAGATTGACCTGGCACGGGCTCAGGCCGCACTGGGACGGGCAGAAATCGCCCTGAAGACCCTGACGCCGGAAGACAAGAACTACCGGATCATGGAGGCCGCGCTGGAACGGGCTCTGATTCGTATCCAGGTGGCGGGCAAGAAGGTGCGCTAG
- the rsmG gene encoding 16S rRNA (guanine(527)-N(7))-methyltransferase RsmG, which yields MSEKLFFPLELSEQLQLKGQNSRIVALACERYMQELLNWNQKINLTAITDWAECWEKHIIDSLQLLEFLKGTERLLDLGSGAGLPGLVLALAVPQLQVTSLDKVEKKIRFQRHCQRLLQLNNVQVVAGRIEQQVSILENSFDVVVCRALNRLADFARLAQPFLVADGRLIAMKSTQVQAEIEQWRQEGGEETLTLVDVHEYRLPYSGAYRALVTLARRT from the coding sequence ATGTCTGAGAAGTTATTCTTTCCGCTTGAGTTGTCTGAGCAGTTGCAGCTTAAAGGGCAAAATTCTCGCATCGTTGCCTTGGCCTGCGAGCGTTACATGCAGGAGCTGCTTAACTGGAATCAAAAAATAAACCTGACCGCGATCACAGACTGGGCTGAATGCTGGGAAAAGCACATCATCGATTCGCTGCAGTTGCTGGAGTTTCTGAAGGGAACAGAACGTTTGCTGGATCTTGGTTCGGGTGCGGGTCTGCCTGGTCTGGTGCTAGCCCTCGCCGTACCGCAACTGCAGGTAACTTCTCTGGATAAGGTCGAGAAAAAAATACGCTTCCAACGGCATTGTCAGCGACTGCTCCAACTGAATAATGTTCAGGTTGTTGCAGGGCGGATAGAGCAGCAGGTCTCCATATTGGAAAACAGCTTTGATGTGGTAGTCTGCCGAGCTTTGAACCGACTGGCCGATTTTGCCCGACTGGCGCAGCCTTTTTTGGTCGCTGATGGACGGTTGATAGCGATGAAAAGCACGCAGGTGCAAGCCGAGATTGAGCAATGGCGTCAGGAGGGTGGTGAAGAGACCCTGACGCTGGTGGATGTGCATGAATACCGTTTACCGTATTCAGGGGCCTATCGCGCCCTGGTGACACTAGCCCGGCGAACCTGA
- a CDS encoding ParB/RepB/Spo0J family partition protein — MAKRPALGKGMGALLAGVADQREGNYFLCPIEELRPHGQQPRKSFDDERLQELVASIREKGVIQPLVVRRVEDHYQIIAGERRWRAAQKAGLSEIPVTIQNVSEDWALEIALIENIQREDLNPIEEANAYRNLIENFDLSQEDVARRVGKSRSTVTNALRLLRLPETIQQEVLSGQLSMGHARALLSLNEPEDMLEASQQIIKKQLSVRETEALVKKIQAFEGGGAAKVKASVASLSAELEQLQDILRKNLGTQVRIRPGGAGGRIEIHYTNSSELQRLLDFMNVV, encoded by the coding sequence ATGGCGAAAAGACCCGCGTTAGGTAAGGGGATGGGGGCTTTGCTGGCAGGCGTGGCCGATCAGCGAGAGGGAAATTATTTTCTATGTCCGATCGAAGAACTCCGCCCACACGGCCAGCAACCGCGCAAGTCGTTCGATGACGAACGGTTGCAGGAACTGGTGGCCTCGATCCGGGAAAAGGGCGTGATTCAGCCTCTGGTGGTTCGGCGGGTAGAGGATCACTACCAGATTATCGCCGGCGAACGACGCTGGCGAGCGGCGCAGAAGGCTGGTCTGAGCGAGATTCCCGTTACGATTCAGAACGTCAGTGAGGATTGGGCTCTGGAAATCGCTCTGATTGAGAATATCCAGCGCGAAGATCTCAATCCGATCGAAGAAGCCAACGCCTACCGTAACCTGATTGAGAACTTTGATCTGTCGCAGGAGGATGTGGCTCGCCGTGTTGGCAAGAGCCGTTCGACGGTTACCAATGCCTTGCGCTTGCTGCGCTTGCCAGAAACGATTCAGCAGGAGGTCTTGAGTGGCCAGTTAAGCATGGGTCATGCCCGGGCGTTGCTGAGTCTGAATGAACCGGAAGATATGCTGGAGGCCAGCCAGCAGATCATTAAAAAGCAACTGTCCGTACGGGAAACGGAGGCTCTGGTAAAAAAAATCCAAGCATTCGAGGGGGGCGGTGCGGCGAAAGTAAAAGCCTCGGTAGCAAGTTTGTCCGCCGAATTGGAACAGTTGCAGGATATCCTGCGCAAGAATCTTGGCACCCAGGTGCGTATCCGGCCGGGCGGGGCAGGTGGCCGCATCGAAATTCATTACACTAACAGCAGTGAATTACAGCGCTTGCTTGATTTTATGAACGTTGTCTAG
- the mnmG gene encoding tRNA uridine-5-carboxymethylaminomethyl(34) synthesis enzyme MnmG — MSTYGKIYDVVIVGAGHAGCEAAFASARMGCSTLLLNLSLDAVAQMSCNPAIGGLAKSQLVREIDALGGEMALNIDQTGIQFRVLNTRKGPAVQALRAQADRRLYSLRMKQRLETCAGLDLKQGSVCRLLLDKDRICGVVTREGLVFRCRAVVLTTGTFMRGLIHVGLDHYAGGRAGEPPSEGLSDQLRSLGFDVGRLKTGTPPRLNRRSIDFSQTEEQPGDCPAPVFSSMSSAVVQHQVSCFITGTNERTHEEIRKGLDRSPLYSGVIEGVGPRYCPSIEDKVVRFPEKTCHQVFLEPEGLKTAEIYPNGVPTSLPADVQLAFLRTIPGLQQVEIMRPGYAIEYDYVNPVQLKPSLETKGVAGLFNAGQINGTSGYEEAGAQGLMAGLNAVRYVREQEPIVLRRDQGYIGVLLDDLVTLGATEPYRMFTSRAEYRLLLREDNADQRLTPLGRSLGLVDDSRWFRFEKKMQELSRAEELLEKCRLQPQEETIWRSVGLDELKNGMNLKTALRRPEIDINRLTGCFEELSSVDRQILRQLETEIKYAGYIERQKKQVEASRKLEAVRIPEDFDYRSINGLSREVVEKLQRVQPRNLRQAGMISGVTPAAVAILAVMLRRRSRERQTADV, encoded by the coding sequence GTGTCGACATACGGTAAGATTTACGATGTGGTAATCGTTGGTGCAGGCCATGCAGGCTGTGAGGCGGCGTTCGCCAGCGCCCGTATGGGTTGCTCAACCTTGCTTTTAAATCTGAGTCTTGATGCCGTGGCGCAGATGTCATGTAACCCTGCGATAGGTGGGTTGGCCAAGAGTCAGCTGGTGCGAGAAATTGATGCCCTGGGTGGAGAGATGGCCCTGAATATTGATCAAACCGGTATTCAGTTTCGGGTGTTGAATACGCGTAAGGGGCCAGCCGTGCAGGCTTTGCGGGCTCAGGCTGATCGACGGTTGTATTCCTTGCGCATGAAACAACGGTTGGAAACTTGTGCCGGTTTGGATCTTAAGCAGGGTTCGGTGTGTCGGTTGCTGTTGGATAAAGACAGAATCTGTGGGGTGGTAACGCGCGAAGGGTTGGTGTTTCGGTGCCGTGCCGTGGTTTTGACTACAGGAACCTTCATGCGAGGGTTGATTCATGTGGGGTTGGATCATTATGCCGGAGGACGCGCGGGTGAGCCTCCATCTGAGGGATTGTCTGATCAGCTGCGATCACTTGGCTTTGATGTTGGACGTCTGAAGACGGGGACGCCACCGCGGCTAAATCGTCGTAGTATTGATTTCAGCCAGACTGAGGAGCAGCCGGGAGACTGTCCAGCCCCTGTGTTCTCTAGTATGTCGTCCGCTGTGGTGCAACATCAGGTGTCTTGTTTTATTACGGGGACCAACGAGCGCACGCATGAAGAAATTCGTAAAGGATTAGATCGCTCTCCGCTTTACAGTGGTGTGATAGAGGGGGTCGGCCCGCGCTACTGTCCATCAATAGAGGATAAGGTTGTTCGCTTTCCGGAAAAAACATGTCACCAGGTTTTTTTGGAGCCAGAGGGTTTAAAGACCGCCGAGATTTATCCAAATGGGGTGCCGACATCTCTGCCAGCAGACGTACAGCTGGCATTTTTGCGGACCATACCAGGGTTGCAGCAGGTAGAGATAATGCGGCCCGGATATGCTATCGAATATGATTATGTCAACCCGGTCCAGCTTAAACCCTCTCTAGAAACCAAGGGAGTTGCTGGACTCTTCAATGCAGGGCAGATTAATGGTACGTCGGGCTATGAAGAGGCGGGTGCCCAGGGCTTGATGGCTGGTCTCAATGCGGTGCGTTATGTGCGTGAACAAGAGCCTATAGTGCTGCGGCGTGATCAGGGGTATATCGGGGTTTTGCTGGACGATCTCGTGACTCTTGGGGCGACAGAACCCTACCGTATGTTTACGTCACGGGCGGAATACCGTTTGCTGCTGAGAGAAGATAATGCCGATCAGCGGCTGACTCCGCTGGGTCGTTCATTGGGTTTGGTAGATGATTCGCGTTGGTTCCGCTTTGAGAAAAAAATGCAGGAGCTATCACGCGCTGAAGAGTTGCTGGAAAAATGTCGGCTTCAGCCGCAGGAGGAAACCATCTGGCGAAGTGTTGGGCTGGATGAACTGAAGAATGGCATGAATCTGAAAACGGCGTTAAGGCGGCCTGAGATCGATATTAATCGACTGACCGGTTGCTTTGAAGAGCTGTCCTCTGTTGATCGGCAGATACTCAGGCAGCTGGAAACAGAAATAAAATACGCCGGATATATTGAACGGCAAAAAAAACAGGTTGAAGCCAGCCGAAAGCTGGAAGCGGTGAGGATTCCCGAGGATTTCGATTATCGATCAATTAATGGTCTCTCTCGCGAGGTGGTTGAAAAACTGCAGCGGGTTCAGCCACGCAATCTGCGTCAGGCGGGAATGATCTCCGGGGTAACACCCGCAGCCGTGGCCATCTTGGCAGTTATGCTGCGCCGACGCTCGCGGGAACGGCAGACGGCTGATGTCTGA
- the atpD gene encoding F0F1 ATP synthase subunit beta, with protein sequence MNKGKIVQVIGPVVDVQFEAGKLPEIYHAVKITNPSLGGGEWNLVCEVAQHLGENTVRTIAMDSTEGLVRGQEVLSTGKQIVMPVGRKTLGRILNVVGEPVDEAGPVNADKEWEIHRPAPAFVNQSTKVESFETGIKVIDLLAPYARGGKIGLFGGAGVGKTVLIMELINNIAQQHGGFSVFAGVGERTREGNDLWQEMKESGVLDKAALIYGQMNEPPGARARVALSALTVAEYFRDEENQDVLLFVDNIFRFTQAGSEVSALLGRIPSAVGYQPTLSTEMGELQERITTTDKGSITSVQAIYVPADDLTDPAPATAFAHLDATTVLSRQIAELGIYPAVDPLDSSSRILDPQVVGEEHYQLARDVQYVLQRYKDLQDIIAILGMDELSEEDKLVVARARKIQRFLSQPFHVAEAFTGTPGKYVELKDTIRGFREIVDGKHDSVPEQAFYLVGTIEEALEKAKSMAAA encoded by the coding sequence ATGAATAAGGGAAAAATTGTACAGGTCATCGGCCCAGTCGTTGACGTTCAGTTTGAAGCCGGCAAACTGCCTGAAATCTATCACGCTGTTAAAATCACCAATCCCTCCCTTGGTGGTGGCGAGTGGAATCTGGTGTGTGAGGTTGCGCAGCATCTGGGCGAAAATACCGTCCGGACCATTGCCATGGACTCCACCGAGGGTCTGGTGCGTGGCCAGGAGGTTTTGTCCACGGGCAAGCAGATCGTCATGCCGGTTGGTCGCAAAACCCTTGGCCGCATTCTTAACGTGGTTGGTGAGCCCGTCGACGAGGCTGGACCGGTCAATGCTGACAAGGAATGGGAAATTCACCGGCCAGCGCCGGCTTTTGTCAACCAGTCGACCAAGGTTGAGTCCTTTGAAACCGGTATCAAGGTCATCGACCTGCTTGCTCCCTATGCCCGTGGCGGCAAGATTGGTCTGTTCGGCGGTGCCGGCGTCGGCAAAACCGTTCTGATCATGGAACTGATCAACAATATCGCCCAGCAGCATGGCGGTTTTTCCGTATTTGCCGGCGTTGGCGAGCGTACCCGTGAAGGCAACGACCTGTGGCAGGAAATGAAGGAATCCGGCGTTCTCGATAAGGCAGCGCTGATTTATGGCCAGATGAACGAGCCCCCTGGCGCCCGTGCCCGAGTGGCATTGTCGGCGCTGACCGTGGCGGAATATTTTCGCGACGAGGAGAATCAGGATGTGTTGCTGTTTGTTGACAACATCTTCCGTTTCACTCAGGCAGGTTCCGAGGTTTCGGCACTGCTTGGCCGCATTCCGTCGGCTGTCGGTTATCAGCCGACACTCAGCACCGAAATGGGCGAGCTGCAGGAGCGCATTACCACCACGGACAAGGGCTCGATTACCTCGGTCCAGGCCATTTACGTTCCGGCGGACGACCTGACCGACCCGGCTCCGGCAACGGCTTTCGCCCACCTTGACGCCACGACCGTTCTTTCCCGTCAGATTGCTGAACTCGGTATCTATCCGGCGGTGGATCCTCTCGACTCTTCCAGCCGTATTCTTGATCCTCAGGTCGTCGGCGAAGAGCACTATCAGCTGGCGCGTGACGTGCAGTATGTTTTGCAGCGCTACAAGGATCTACAGGACATCATCGCGATTCTCGGTATGGATGAGCTTTCCGAGGAGGACAAGCTGGTGGTTGCCCGTGCCCGCAAGATCCAGCGTTTCCTGTCGCAGCCGTTCCATGTGGCTGAAGCCTTTACCGGTACGCCGGGTAAATACGTCGAGCTGAAGGATACCATTCGCGGCTTCCGTGAAATTGTTGATGGCAAGCACGATAGCGTGCCCGAGCAGGCCTTCTATCTGGTGGGCACCATTGAAGAGGCGCTGGAAAAAGCAAAATCGATGGCTGCAGCCTGA
- a CDS encoding ParA family protein translates to MAATILAIANQKGGVGKTTTAVNLAASLAVAEQRTLLVDMDPQGNASSGVGVDSRGLAETIYPVLLDEALLSEVIRRTDLGGLHLVAANTDLIGAELELVALDDRETCLQRALLEVMDDYDYVLIDCPPSLGLLTVNALVAAHQVLVPLQCEYYAMEGLGHLTKTIELIRQQLNPRLILEGIVLTMFDQRNNLSHLVSEEARQHFGRSVYDTVIPRNVRLSEAPSHGQPVLLYDIGSKGAQAYMQLAEEFLRRCAHGEKTRVR, encoded by the coding sequence ATGGCAGCAACCATACTTGCCATTGCCAATCAGAAGGGCGGCGTAGGAAAAACGACTACAGCAGTAAATCTGGCTGCCAGTCTAGCGGTGGCAGAACAGCGCACGTTGCTGGTGGACATGGATCCCCAGGGCAATGCCAGCAGCGGGGTAGGGGTCGACAGCCGCGGCCTGGCTGAAACGATTTATCCGGTACTGCTGGATGAGGCACTTCTGTCCGAAGTTATTCGTCGCACTGACCTTGGGGGTCTTCATCTGGTTGCAGCCAATACCGATCTTATCGGGGCCGAACTGGAGTTGGTTGCCCTGGATGACCGTGAAACCTGTCTGCAACGCGCCCTGCTTGAGGTGATGGATGATTATGATTATGTTCTCATTGACTGTCCACCCTCGCTTGGCCTGCTGACCGTCAACGCGCTGGTGGCGGCTCATCAGGTTCTTGTCCCGCTGCAATGTGAATACTACGCCATGGAGGGCTTAGGCCACCTGACTAAAACCATTGAATTGATCAGACAGCAGCTCAATCCGAGACTGATTTTAGAGGGTATTGTTCTGACCATGTTCGATCAACGTAATAATCTGTCGCATCTGGTCAGCGAGGAGGCGAGACAGCATTTTGGCCGAAGTGTTTATGATACCGTTATTCCGCGTAATGTGCGTTTGTCGGAGGCGCCCAGCCACGGACAACCGGTGCTGCTGTACGATATTGGCTCAAAAGGGGCTCAGGCTTATATGCAGTTAGCTGAGGAATTTCTCAGGAGGTGTGCACATGGCGAAAAGACCCGCGTTAGGTAA